In a genomic window of [Empedobacter] haloabium:
- a CDS encoding cupin domain-containing protein produces the protein MLVNADFTQPVIVKPGEYQWRASPSAGVERVMLDRSGAEVARATSIVRYAPGSTFPAHRHPGGEEILVLSGTFSADDEHFPAGWYLRNPPGSTHRPASAAGTTIFVKLMQMAATETQPVRIDTNDPENWFPIPDGQTCPLFTDGAEDVRLVRLVPGVRVFAGPIHGAEILLLAGTLTAADQEYSPGTWIRLPSGEYAALVAGEHGVECYVKTGTPQAMNWSE, from the coding sequence ATGCTCGTCAATGCAGATTTCACACAACCCGTCATCGTCAAGCCGGGGGAGTATCAATGGCGCGCCTCACCATCGGCGGGCGTCGAGCGCGTCATGCTCGATCGCAGCGGCGCCGAAGTGGCGAGAGCGACGAGCATTGTGCGCTACGCACCTGGCTCCACCTTTCCCGCTCATCGTCACCCGGGCGGCGAGGAAATCCTGGTCCTGTCCGGCACGTTCTCGGCGGATGACGAGCATTTCCCCGCCGGCTGGTATCTGCGCAACCCGCCGGGCTCCACGCACCGGCCGGCAAGTGCCGCCGGCACCACGATTTTCGTCAAGCTGATGCAGATGGCGGCGACGGAAACACAGCCAGTTCGCATCGATACCAACGATCCAGAAAACTGGTTTCCGATACCCGATGGACAAACCTGTCCCCTGTTCACCGATGGTGCGGAGGACGTGCGTCTGGTGCGCCTCGTGCCTGGCGTACGTGTTTTTGCCGGGCCCATCCATGGCGCTGAGATATTGCTTCTTGCCGGTACATTGACCGCCGCTGACCAGGAGTACAGTCCCGGCACCTGGATACGCCTGCCCTCGGGCGAATACGCTGCACTGGTGGCCGGGGAACACGGCGTCGAGTGCTATGTGAAGACCGGTACGCCTCAAGCCATGAACTGGAGCGAATGA
- a CDS encoding SAM-dependent methyltransferase, producing MTKNSTFAVAALRALHQLMDEPRIFDDPLALRILGEAGRAEVLRMQAQAADPLSKALRTALAVRSRLAEDEWAGAWQRGVRQHVLLGAGLDTWAYRQPDVGSRIFEVDLPGAQRAKRDALRVAGIEAPETVRYVTADFEQDQLDAGLAHAGFDREAPAFFSWLGVTPYLEDAAVFRTLDFVSGCAPGSAVVFDYIVEPSLLAPLERMGLEMLGAKLAEDGEPLKTFFDPVRLEERMRQRGYRTVTNIRPEQLTERYLKERADGAQAGNVTRLMHALV from the coding sequence ATGACGAAAAACAGCACGTTTGCGGTCGCGGCCCTGCGGGCCCTGCATCAACTGATGGATGAGCCACGCATTTTCGACGATCCCCTCGCATTGCGGATCCTGGGCGAAGCAGGGCGCGCGGAAGTATTGCGAATGCAAGCTCAAGCTGCTGATCCGCTGAGCAAGGCACTGCGCACCGCGCTGGCGGTGCGCAGCCGGCTTGCCGAAGACGAGTGGGCCGGCGCATGGCAGCGTGGTGTACGCCAGCACGTGCTGCTGGGCGCTGGTCTGGATACCTGGGCCTACCGGCAGCCGGACGTCGGCAGCCGGATCTTCGAGGTCGACCTGCCTGGCGCCCAGCGAGCCAAGCGCGATGCGCTGCGCGTGGCCGGCATCGAAGCGCCGGAAACGGTGCGCTACGTAACGGCCGACTTCGAACAAGACCAGCTGGACGCCGGATTGGCGCATGCAGGCTTCGACCGGGAGGCGCCTGCGTTCTTTTCCTGGCTTGGCGTGACGCCTTATCTGGAAGATGCGGCAGTGTTCAGGACCCTGGACTTCGTGTCGGGTTGCGCGCCCGGCAGCGCGGTCGTGTTCGACTATATTGTCGAGCCATCCTTGCTGGCGCCGCTGGAAAGGATGGGCCTGGAAATGCTTGGCGCAAAACTGGCGGAAGACGGCGAGCCGCTGAAGACATTCTTCGACCCGGTGCGACTCGAAGAGCGAATGCGGCAGCGCGGCTACCGGACCGTCACCAACATCCGCCCGGAGCAGCTCACCGAGCGCTACCTGAAAGAACGCGCCGATGGGGCCCAGGCAGGTAACGTGACAAGGCTGATGCACGCGCTCGTCTAG
- a CDS encoding metalloregulator ArsR/SmtB family transcription factor: MEPTAAVKALAALAHESRLATFRLLVQAGPSGLAASRIAEALGIPASSLSFHLKELSHAGLVTSRQDGRYLFYAAQYDAMNALLGFLTENCCGGAPCSVAEPTDAAGCGC; encoded by the coding sequence ATGGAACCCACCGCCGCCGTCAAAGCCCTGGCCGCCCTCGCCCACGAGTCGCGCCTGGCCACGTTCCGCTTGTTGGTCCAGGCCGGCCCGTCCGGCCTGGCCGCCAGCAGGATCGCCGAGGCGTTGGGGATACCTGCCTCGTCGCTGTCGTTCCACTTGAAGGAGCTCAGCCACGCCGGCCTGGTGACTTCGCGCCAGGACGGCCGCTATCTGTTCTATGCAGCGCAGTACGACGCGATGAACGCCCTGCTCGGTTTTCTTACCGAGAATTGCTGCGGTGGCGCGCCCTGCTCCGTCGCCGAGCCAACCGATGCGGCGGGTTGCGGCTGCTGA
- a CDS encoding arsinothricin resistance N-acetyltransferase ArsN1 family B codes for MPNIAIRPAIAADAARICAIYNPYVEASTITFEEAPVSAAEMAGRIDAVHADGLPWLVLCRDGEVIGYAYATRWRARPAYRYAVESTVYLAEGAAGTGHGERLYRHLLDALGALGLHTVIGGIAQPNVRSVALHERLGFTKVAHFAEVGFKLGRWVDVAYWQLVLPAGPTH; via the coding sequence ATGCCCAACATCGCTATCCGCCCAGCCATCGCAGCCGATGCCGCGCGCATCTGTGCCATCTATAACCCCTATGTCGAGGCAAGCACGATCACGTTCGAGGAGGCGCCCGTCAGCGCGGCCGAAATGGCCGGCCGGATCGACGCCGTCCATGCCGACGGCTTGCCGTGGCTGGTCCTGTGCCGCGACGGTGAGGTGATCGGTTATGCCTATGCCACCAGATGGCGCGCGCGGCCCGCGTACCGCTACGCGGTGGAGAGCACCGTTTATCTTGCCGAAGGCGCGGCGGGCACCGGCCACGGCGAGCGCCTGTACCGGCATCTGCTCGACGCGCTGGGCGCACTGGGCTTGCACACCGTGATCGGCGGTATCGCCCAGCCGAACGTGCGCAGCGTGGCACTGCACGAGCGCCTGGGCTTTACCAAGGTGGCGCACTTCGCCGAGGTGGGCTTCAAGCTCGGCCGCTGGGTCGACGTCGCCTACTGGCAACTCGTGCTGCCTGCCGGTCCCACCCACTGA
- a CDS encoding arsenate reductase ArsC, whose product MNVLFLCTGNSCRSLISEALFNHLAPAGWRAISAGSQPTGKLNERALALLAAKGIPTAGYYSKSWADLPVTPDIVVTVCASAAGETCPAYLGPVLRTHWGVDDPSHVAGTDEQVSAAFERAYAILRARIEAFLALPLDTLKTERTALKAELDRIGHLEP is encoded by the coding sequence ATGAACGTACTGTTTCTCTGCACCGGAAATTCCTGCCGCTCGCTGATCAGCGAGGCGCTCTTCAACCACCTGGCGCCGGCCGGCTGGCGCGCCATCAGCGCCGGCAGCCAGCCGACCGGCAAGCTCAACGAGCGAGCGCTCGCGCTGCTGGCCGCCAAGGGCATCCCGACCGCCGGCTATTACAGTAAATCCTGGGCCGATCTGCCCGTCACGCCGGACATCGTCGTCACCGTCTGTGCCAGTGCCGCCGGCGAGACGTGCCCGGCCTACCTCGGTCCGGTGCTGCGCACGCATTGGGGCGTGGACGATCCCAGCCACGTGGCCGGCACCGACGAGCAGGTGAGCGCCGCGTTCGAACGGGCCTATGCGATCCTGCGTGCCCGCATCGAGGCATTCCTGGCCCTGCCGCTCGACACACTGAAAACGGAACGCACCGCCCTCAAGGCTGAGCTCGACCGCATCGGCCATCTCGAACCCTGA
- a CDS encoding arsenic transporter → MLTAFLIFLGTLVLVIWQPRGLGIGWSAAAGAAVALLAGVIHISDIPTVWHIVWNATGAFVAIIVISLLLDKAGLFEWSALHVARWGGGNGRRLFVLLVLLGAAVAALFANDGAALILTPIVIAMLRALRFTPRATLAFVMAAGFIADTASLPLVVSNLVNIVSADYFGIGFARYAAVMVPVNLVAVAATLGALVWYFRNDIPDAYDLAQLGRPDDAIHDRATFRAGWWVLALLLIGFFWLDDAGIPISAVAAAGAVLLLAVAARGHRISTREVLRGAPWQVVVFSLGMYLVVYGLRNAGLTGYLTAMLDRCAGYGVWGAALGTGFITAILSSIMNNMPTVLVGALAIDATSAQGVVREAMIYANVIGADLGPKITPIGSLATLLWLHVLAARDIRITWGQYFRIGIVLTLPILLVTLGALALRLS, encoded by the coding sequence GTGCTTACCGCTTTCCTCATTTTCCTGGGCACGCTCGTGCTCGTCATCTGGCAACCGCGCGGCCTGGGCATCGGCTGGAGCGCCGCGGCCGGCGCCGCCGTCGCCCTGCTTGCCGGCGTCATCCATATCAGCGACATCCCGACGGTGTGGCACATCGTCTGGAACGCCACCGGGGCGTTCGTGGCCATCATCGTCATCAGCCTGCTGCTGGACAAGGCCGGACTGTTCGAGTGGAGCGCGCTGCACGTGGCGCGCTGGGGCGGTGGCAACGGCCGGCGCCTGTTCGTGCTGCTGGTGCTGCTCGGCGCCGCGGTGGCGGCACTGTTCGCCAACGACGGCGCGGCGCTGATCCTGACGCCGATCGTCATCGCGATGCTGCGCGCGCTACGCTTCACGCCGCGGGCGACGCTTGCGTTCGTGATGGCCGCGGGGTTCATCGCCGACACCGCCAGCCTGCCGCTGGTGGTGTCCAACCTGGTCAATATCGTCTCGGCCGACTACTTCGGCATCGGCTTTGCCCGCTACGCCGCCGTGATGGTTCCGGTCAACCTGGTCGCCGTGGCCGCGACGCTGGGCGCGCTGGTCTGGTACTTCCGCAACGATATTCCTGACGCCTACGATCTTGCCCAGCTGGGGCGTCCCGATGACGCCATCCACGACCGCGCGACCTTCCGCGCCGGCTGGTGGGTGCTCGCGCTGCTGCTGATCGGCTTCTTCTGGCTGGACGATGCCGGCATCCCGATCAGTGCCGTGGCCGCGGCCGGCGCCGTGCTGCTGCTGGCGGTGGCGGCGCGCGGCCACCGCATCTCGACACGCGAGGTGCTGCGCGGCGCGCCCTGGCAAGTCGTCGTGTTCTCGCTGGGCATGTACCTGGTCGTCTACGGCCTGCGCAACGCCGGCCTGACCGGCTATCTGACGGCCATGCTGGATCGTTGCGCCGGCTACGGCGTCTGGGGCGCCGCCCTCGGCACCGGCTTCATCACGGCGATCCTGTCCTCGATCATGAACAATATGCCGACCGTCCTGGTGGGCGCGCTGGCGATCGATGCCACGTCCGCCCAGGGTGTCGTGCGCGAAGCGATGATCTACGCGAACGTCATCGGTGCCGACCTGGGACCGAAGATCACCCCGATCGGCAGCCTGGCCACCTTGTTGTGGCTGCATGTGCTGGCGGCCAGGGACATTCGCATCACGTGGGGCCAATACTTCCGCATCGGCATCGTCCTGACGCTGCCGATTCTTCTCGTCACGCTGGGCGCCCTTGCCCTGCGCCTCAGCTAA
- the arsH gene encoding arsenical resistance protein ArsH, translating into MDKIPNLPNIRPELLDRPTVEQLRPAREFDHPPRILLLYGSLRERSFSRFLTFEAARILEHFGAEVRIFDPTELPMVGSVPDTHPKVVELRELCLWSEGQVWCSPERHGAVTAVMKNQIDWIPLEQGAVRPSQGRTLAVMQVCGGSQSFNVVNTLRLLGRWMRMFTIPNQSSVPMAYKEFDDEGRMRPSAYYDRVVDVMEELFKMTLLMRGRVDYLTDRYSERNERAVKSIDRQLRQL; encoded by the coding sequence ATGGACAAGATCCCGAACCTGCCCAACATCAGGCCCGAGCTGCTGGACCGCCCGACGGTGGAGCAGCTGCGCCCGGCGCGCGAATTCGACCATCCGCCCCGTATCCTGCTGCTGTACGGATCGCTGCGCGAACGCTCCTTCAGCCGCTTCCTGACGTTCGAGGCGGCGCGCATCCTCGAGCACTTCGGCGCCGAGGTCAGGATCTTCGATCCGACGGAACTGCCGATGGTGGGCAGCGTGCCCGACACCCATCCGAAGGTGGTCGAACTGCGCGAGCTCTGCCTGTGGTCCGAAGGCCAGGTCTGGTGCAGCCCCGAGCGCCACGGTGCCGTCACCGCCGTCATGAAGAACCAGATCGACTGGATCCCGCTGGAGCAAGGTGCCGTGCGCCCAAGCCAGGGTCGGACACTGGCGGTCATGCAGGTCTGCGGCGGCTCGCAATCGTTCAACGTGGTCAATACGCTGCGCCTGCTGGGCCGCTGGATGCGCATGTTCACGATCCCGAACCAGTCGTCGGTGCCGATGGCCTACAAGGAGTTCGACGACGAGGGGCGCATGCGGCCGTCCGCCTATTACGACCGGGTGGTCGACGTGATGGAGGAATTGTTCAAGATGACGCTGCTGATGCGCGGCCGGGTCGATTACCTGACCGATCGCTACAGCGAGCGCAACGAGCGGGCCGTGAAGTCGATCGACCGGCAACTGCGGCAGCTGTAG
- a CDS encoding TolC family protein: MTIPSGRCVVLAAVSALALRCGPAAAQATPAAQPPLTLQAAIALATMHHPALRAAAHDAAANTAAIEQARQLPNPELSYLREGRDPGSRTTTIQLSQPIELGGKRQARVALAQAGLDVALGERRLRQQGLRADVIAAYFDTLVAQERAALAREAAALAERSADVVARRVAAGKASPVDAARARLVPADARIERDRAATALAIARQRLEFLVGTPLAARPLASVDTEPPPVVAADADHAPAVRRAGSELALQRARADVERAARMPDLTLTVGSQRDDQLARRQAVVGVAIPLPLFNRNGGNVAAARERAAQAQAQLEAARLEAAMALGAAQLRQAQARAEAALLAQTVVPDARSVYESALKGFEYGKFAFLDVLDAQRTLLQARTRHLQALQEAWAARAELEQFAGDGKEQP; the protein is encoded by the coding sequence ATGACCATCCCGTCCGGACGCTGCGTCGTCCTGGCCGCGGTATCGGCGTTGGCACTGCGTTGCGGCCCCGCCGCGGCGCAGGCGACGCCTGCCGCCCAGCCCCCGTTGACATTGCAGGCCGCCATCGCGCTGGCCACGATGCACCACCCGGCATTGCGCGCCGCCGCGCACGACGCGGCCGCCAATACGGCCGCCATCGAGCAGGCCCGCCAGTTGCCCAATCCCGAACTGTCGTACCTGCGCGAAGGGCGCGACCCCGGCAGCCGTACCACCACCATTCAACTGAGCCAGCCGATCGAACTGGGTGGCAAGCGCCAGGCGCGCGTCGCGCTGGCCCAGGCCGGCCTGGACGTCGCGCTCGGCGAGCGCCGGCTGCGCCAGCAGGGGCTGCGCGCCGACGTCATCGCCGCCTACTTCGACACCCTGGTCGCGCAGGAGCGCGCGGCATTGGCGCGGGAGGCGGCGGCATTGGCCGAGCGCAGCGCCGACGTGGTAGCGCGCCGCGTGGCGGCCGGCAAGGCCTCGCCGGTGGACGCCGCGCGCGCCCGCCTGGTGCCGGCCGACGCGCGCATCGAACGCGATCGCGCGGCCACCGCGCTGGCCATCGCACGCCAGCGCCTGGAGTTCCTGGTCGGCACGCCGTTGGCCGCGCGCCCGCTGGCAAGCGTCGATACCGAGCCCCCACCCGTCGTGGCGGCGGACGCCGACCATGCGCCGGCGGTGCGCCGCGCCGGCAGCGAACTGGCGCTGCAGCGGGCCCGCGCCGACGTCGAGCGCGCCGCGCGCATGCCAGACCTGACGCTGACGGTAGGCAGCCAGCGCGACGACCAGCTGGCGCGCCGCCAGGCCGTGGTCGGCGTGGCGATCCCGCTGCCGCTGTTCAACCGCAACGGCGGCAACGTGGCGGCGGCACGCGAACGCGCCGCCCAGGCCCAGGCGCAGCTGGAAGCGGCCAGGCTGGAAGCGGCCATGGCGCTGGGCGCCGCGCAATTACGCCAGGCCCAGGCGCGCGCCGAGGCGGCGCTGCTGGCGCAAACCGTGGTGCCGGATGCGCGCAGCGTGTACGAGTCCGCGCTGAAGGGCTTCGAGTACGGCAAGTTCGCCTTCCTCGACGTGCTGGACGCGCAGCGCACGCTGCTGCAAGCCCGCACGCGCCACCTGCAGGCCTTGCAGGAAGCCTGGGCCGCCCGCGCCGAACTCGAACAATTCGCCGGCGACGGCAAGGAGCAGCCATGA
- a CDS encoding efflux RND transporter periplasmic adaptor subunit, producing the protein MTRTQKRLIALMCVIAAALALALWWRTPAGTEPEGHAGHADSHGHDDRHPEAPLAEADDDSSIAMTQAQVRANGIGIDTARPAAIQERLHLPAQVKVDGERTVAVAAPAAGIVQSVLVSPGSAVRKGEPLLVLRSPEVAQWRADAASARQRMLLAQSVHERERKLWQEQISARQDLEAAETALREARIVYQAARQRLAALGIADGDEQLATVTLRAPLAGVVIERPAVAGQAIDGSTALLTIADLSRVWIEAAVASADLAQVAPGMPATVTAAALPGEVAGSVSYVGPVLGEATRMATARVALPNPGLRLRPGMLATVDLLGQPLQAPVTVANDAIQTIHERTVVFERTPAGFRATPVQVGRSDGKRSEIVKGLPAGARIAAAGSYLLKADLGKSEAEHDH; encoded by the coding sequence ATGACCCGGACCCAGAAACGCCTGATCGCGCTGATGTGCGTGATCGCGGCCGCGCTCGCGCTTGCCCTGTGGTGGCGTACACCCGCCGGCACCGAGCCGGAAGGCCATGCCGGGCACGCCGACTCGCACGGTCACGACGACCGCCATCCCGAGGCGCCGCTCGCCGAGGCGGACGACGACAGCAGCATTGCGATGACACAGGCCCAGGTGCGCGCCAACGGCATCGGCATCGACACGGCGCGCCCGGCCGCCATCCAGGAACGGCTGCACCTGCCGGCCCAGGTCAAGGTCGATGGCGAACGCACGGTCGCCGTGGCGGCGCCGGCGGCCGGAATCGTGCAATCCGTGCTCGTATCGCCCGGCAGCGCCGTGCGCAAGGGCGAGCCGCTGCTGGTGCTGCGCAGTCCGGAAGTGGCGCAATGGCGTGCCGACGCGGCCAGCGCACGACAGCGCATGCTGCTGGCGCAATCGGTGCATGAACGCGAACGCAAGCTGTGGCAAGAGCAGATCTCGGCACGGCAGGACCTGGAAGCGGCCGAGACGGCGCTGCGCGAGGCGCGCATCGTCTATCAGGCGGCACGCCAGCGGCTGGCGGCGCTGGGCATTGCCGATGGCGACGAGCAGCTGGCGACGGTAACGCTGCGCGCCCCGCTGGCGGGCGTCGTGATCGAACGGCCGGCGGTCGCCGGCCAGGCGATCGACGGCAGCACGGCGCTGCTGACGATCGCCGACCTGTCGCGCGTGTGGATCGAGGCCGCGGTGGCGTCGGCCGACCTGGCCCAGGTGGCGCCAGGCATGCCCGCCACGGTCACGGCGGCGGCGTTGCCGGGCGAGGTGGCGGGCAGCGTCTCGTACGTCGGCCCGGTGCTGGGCGAGGCGACGCGCATGGCGACCGCACGCGTGGCCTTGCCGAATCCGGGGTTGCGGCTGCGGCCCGGCATGCTGGCCACCGTCGACCTGCTGGGCCAGCCCCTGCAAGCGCCGGTCACGGTCGCCAACGATGCGATCCAGACGATCCACGAGCGCACCGTGGTGTTCGAGCGCACGCCGGCGGGCTTTCGCGCCACGCCGGTACAGGTGGGCCGCTCGGACGGCAAGCGCAGCGAGATCGTCAAGGGGCTGCCGGCCGGCGCCCGCATTGCCGCCGCCGGCAGCTATCTCCTCAAGGCCGACCTCGGGAAGTCCGAGGCCGAGCATGACCACTGA
- a CDS encoding CusA/CzcA family heavy metal efflux RND transporter, which produces MYERLIAFAIARRWLVLFVVLAAALVGVASFRHLPIDAVPDITNVQVQINTAAPGYSPAEVEQRITYPIETVMAGLPRLEQTRSLSKYGLSQVTIVFRDGTDIHFARQLVGERLQQARSRLPAGLEPGLGPLATGLGEIFYWTVEATDSARKPDGTPYTPTDLREIQDWIVAPQLRGVAGVTEVNTIGGYLKEYQVAPDLARLAAHGLALADVVTALERNNGNAGAGYIERGGEQYVVRTPGQLRTLDEIRDIVLRVVDGAPVRIRDVAQVQLGRELRTGAATENGREVVLGAVFMLMGENSRAVADAAQRRLQEVNRSLPPGIRALPVYDRSVLVNKAIATVRANLVEGALLVIAILFAFLGNLRAALITALVIPLTMLLVFTGMVQAGVSANLMSLGALDFGIIVDGAVVIVENCIRRLAHAQAAAGRALTRDERLREVAAAAAEARRPLLFGQLIIMTVYLPIFALAGIEGRMFHPMAITVVLALAAAMILSVTFVPAAVALWVTQPVAERENRVMAHARRLYDPALDWVMRNRPVALTFAGLVVLLSGLLATRLGTEFAPNLNEGDLAVLTLRIPGTSLEQSVRMQQQLERTLLQQFPEIERMFARIGTSEVATDPMPPNAADSYIMLRPESQWPRPRRTHAQLVAAITAAANAVPGNNYEFSQPIQLRFNELISGVRSDVAVKVFGDDPAGMQATAQQVARVLGRLPGAAEVKVEQTEGLPALTLEVDRLRAARHGLNVADVQEAFGTLVGGRDVGVVYEGDRRFAITVRLADGVRSDIETLRQLPIALPPRDGRVASIPLAEIATLRFVPEPSQVSRENGKRRVVVTANVRGRDLGSFVADLQAGLAQVALPPGTWLTVGGQFENLRQAGLRLALVVPLALGIVLTLLYLMFHSLKDGLLVFTGIPFAMTGGVLALWLRGLPLSISAAVGFIALSGVAVLNGLVMLSFVRALRDDGMAPAAAMRAGAQARLRAVLMTALVASFGFVPMALATSTGAEVQRPLATVVIGGILSSTALTLLILPALYTWAYRDKADQEVRT; this is translated from the coding sequence ATGTATGAACGACTGATTGCTTTTGCCATCGCGCGGCGCTGGCTGGTGCTGTTCGTGGTGCTGGCCGCGGCCCTGGTCGGGGTAGCCAGCTTCCGCCACCTGCCGATCGACGCCGTGCCCGATATCACCAACGTGCAGGTGCAGATCAACACCGCGGCGCCGGGCTACTCGCCGGCCGAGGTGGAGCAGCGCATCACCTATCCCATCGAAACCGTGATGGCCGGCCTGCCGCGGCTGGAACAGACCCGCTCGCTTTCGAAGTACGGCCTGTCGCAGGTGACGATCGTGTTCCGCGACGGCACCGACATCCATTTCGCCCGCCAGCTCGTGGGCGAACGGCTGCAGCAGGCGCGTTCCCGCCTGCCCGCCGGTCTCGAACCGGGCCTGGGCCCGCTGGCGACGGGCCTGGGCGAGATCTTCTACTGGACCGTCGAGGCCACCGACAGCGCGCGCAAGCCGGACGGCACGCCGTACACGCCGACGGACCTGCGCGAGATCCAGGACTGGATCGTGGCGCCGCAGCTGCGCGGCGTGGCCGGGGTGACGGAGGTGAACACGATCGGCGGCTACCTGAAGGAATACCAGGTGGCGCCGGACCTGGCGCGCCTGGCGGCGCATGGCCTGGCGCTGGCCGACGTCGTGACGGCGCTGGAGCGCAACAACGGCAATGCCGGCGCCGGCTATATCGAACGGGGCGGCGAACAGTACGTGGTGCGCACGCCCGGGCAGTTGCGCACGCTGGACGAGATCCGCGACATCGTGCTGCGCGTCGTCGACGGCGCGCCGGTACGCATCCGCGACGTCGCACAGGTCCAGCTGGGGCGCGAGCTGCGCACCGGTGCCGCCACCGAGAACGGCCGCGAGGTCGTGCTGGGCGCCGTCTTCATGCTGATGGGCGAGAACAGCCGCGCCGTGGCCGACGCGGCGCAGCGCCGGCTGCAGGAGGTCAACCGCTCGCTGCCGCCGGGTATCCGCGCCCTGCCCGTGTACGACCGCTCGGTGCTCGTCAACAAGGCCATCGCCACCGTGCGCGCCAACCTGGTCGAGGGCGCGCTGCTGGTCATCGCCATCCTGTTCGCCTTCCTCGGCAACCTGCGCGCGGCCCTGATCACGGCGCTCGTCATTCCGCTGACGATGCTGCTGGTGTTCACCGGCATGGTGCAGGCCGGCGTCAGCGCCAACCTGATGAGCCTTGGCGCGCTGGACTTCGGCATCATCGTCGACGGCGCCGTCGTCATCGTCGAGAACTGCATCCGCCGGCTGGCGCACGCGCAGGCCGCCGCCGGGCGCGCGCTGACGCGCGACGAGCGGCTGCGCGAGGTGGCGGCCGCCGCGGCGGAGGCGCGCCGGCCATTGTTGTTCGGCCAGCTGATCATCATGACGGTCTACCTGCCGATCTTCGCGCTGGCCGGCATCGAAGGCCGCATGTTCCATCCGATGGCGATCACCGTCGTGCTGGCACTGGCGGCGGCGATGATCCTGTCCGTCACGTTCGTGCCGGCCGCCGTCGCGCTGTGGGTCACGCAGCCCGTGGCCGAGCGCGAGAATCGCGTCATGGCCCACGCGCGCAGGCTGTACGATCCGGCGCTGGACTGGGTCATGCGCAACCGCCCGGTCGCGCTGACGTTTGCCGGCTTGGTGGTCCTGTTGTCGGGTCTCCTGGCCACACGGCTCGGCACGGAATTCGCGCCCAACCTGAACGAGGGCGACCTGGCCGTGCTGACCTTGCGCATCCCCGGCACCAGCCTGGAACAGTCGGTGCGGATGCAGCAGCAACTGGAGCGCACGCTGTTGCAGCAGTTCCCCGAGATCGAGCGGATGTTCGCGCGCATCGGTACCTCGGAGGTGGCGACCGATCCGATGCCGCCCAACGCGGCGGACAGCTACATCATGCTGCGGCCCGAATCGCAATGGCCGCGGCCACGCCGCACGCATGCGCAACTGGTGGCGGCGATCACGGCAGCGGCCAACGCGGTCCCCGGCAACAACTACGAGTTCTCGCAGCCGATCCAGCTGCGTTTCAACGAGCTGATCTCCGGCGTGCGCAGCGACGTGGCCGTGAAAGTGTTCGGCGACGATCCCGCCGGGATGCAGGCCACGGCGCAGCAGGTGGCGCGCGTGCTGGGCCGCCTGCCCGGCGCCGCCGAGGTCAAGGTGGAGCAAACCGAGGGACTGCCGGCGCTGACCCTGGAGGTGGACCGGTTAAGGGCGGCGCGCCATGGGCTGAACGTGGCGGACGTGCAGGAGGCGTTCGGCACCCTGGTGGGCGGGCGCGACGTCGGCGTCGTCTACGAGGGCGATCGTCGCTTCGCCATCACCGTGCGCCTGGCCGACGGCGTGCGCAGCGACATCGAGACGCTGCGCCAGCTGCCGATCGCGCTGCCGCCTCGCGATGGCCGCGTTGCCAGCATCCCGCTGGCGGAGATCGCGACCTTGCGCTTCGTGCCGGAGCCCAGCCAGGTCAGCCGCGAGAACGGCAAGCGCCGCGTCGTCGTCACCGCCAACGTGCGCGGACGTGACCTGGGCTCGTTCGTGGCCGACCTGCAGGCGGGGCTGGCCCAGGTGGCGCTGCCGCCCGGGACGTGGCTGACGGTGGGCGGCCAGTTCGAGAACCTGCGCCAGGCCGGACTGCGCCTGGCGCTCGTCGTGCCGCTGGCCCTGGGCATCGTGCTGACCTTGTTGTACCTGATGTTCCACAGCCTGAAGGACGGCTTGCTGGTGTTTACGGGAATTCCGTTCGCGATGACCGGTGGCGTGCTGGCGTTGTGGTTGCGCGGCTTGCCGTTGTCGATTTCGGCGGCGGTCGGCTTCATCGCGCTGTCCGGCGTGGCGGTGCTGAATGGCCTGGTGATGCTGTCGTTCGTGCGCGCTCTGCGCGACGACGGCATGGCGCCAGCGGCGGCGATGCGCGCCGGCGCCCAGGCGCGCTTGCGGGCGGTGCTGATGACGGCGCTGGTGGCGTCGTTCGGCTTCGTGCCGATGGCACTGGCCACCAGCACGGGTGCCGAGGTGCAGCGACCACTGGCTACCGTCGTCATCGGCGGCATCCTGTCGTCCACCGCCTTGACCCTCCTGATCCTGCCCGCGCTGTACACGTGGGCATACCGGGACAAGGCGGACCAGGAGGTCAGAACGTGA